The genomic region TTTCTCCATCCCAACTTACTTTTGCGCCAAGATTTTCTGAAATAAATCTGACAGGGACGAATGTTCTTGAATCTTTTATAAACGGGGAAGTATCCATTTGAATTCCAGTGCCGTTTTTGAAAAGCGTAGTGCTATCTATAACAAATTTAATAGAAATGTATTTAAGAAAAGGACCTAAAAAAACAGTGTCACCAAACAACGGGACAAAATCTTGTTGTTTCATAGTAAGTGCAATAGAGCTTTCTTTGCCACTATTTATTTTTATATTTGCAATTATTTCCTCTTGTGGCACTGGTTTTGAAGAGAACGTCCAGTCCCCCATTGAAAATAATGGAAATCTAAATAGTATAGCTCCTTCCCCGTATTGAAAGGCATAAAAAAGTTCTTTTTCAGTTTCTTCACTGCTTATATTGAAAGGATTTACGGCAGTATAAACAGGAATATTTGTAAGATCTGATTTGAGGGTTTTGATTACAAGCGTGGCGTAGCTTGAGTTTTCTTGTAGTGATGAGAGATACACCATTGGTGCGATAAAATCAAATCCTGAAAAAGTAGTTGAAAGCTGGCCAAAATTTACAACCTGGTAAGTCAGCGAGTCAGAAATTTTTTCTGCCTTTTCTGTTGTCTTGTACCTGAAGCCTCTTGCAACCATAAAAGCGCCAACATTAATGTTTGGCTGAATTGATTTTATATACTCCTTTACAATGGAAGCTTCATCTTTTACGAGGTTATTTCTTAAATTTATCCACCTTACTACATCTTCGTCTTCCTGTTCATATGCTTCAAACAGACTTTTCCAATCAGCAGGATTTACAAAAGTTTTGTATGCAATGTTTTTTACTTTGTTTGTATCTATACCATTTTCTTGTGCATATTGCATAGAAGCATTAGAAAAATCATAACTTCCGTTAGGAAATCTAATATAATCAAGAGATACTCCGTCGATGTCGTATTGCAACAATTCATCTAAAAAATGTTTTATGTAGTCCAGATAGACGCTGCTTAAAAGTGATACATAGTAATTGTTTTTTGAGCCGTTTATATGTTGCATCAATTCTTCTTGATGAAGAAAACCAAAATTTTTGTCCATAAAAACTGGAAAATAAGTAAAAACTTTGATGTCATTATAGTGCGCTTCATTGATTAGTGTTCCTAAAATATCGCTTTCTACCGGGAGAAATTCGCTTTTATAAAATACTCTGCCCTGTGGGTTTTTGACGAGGAGAAAAATTGTATTATAACCGTATTCTTTGAGTGTCAGGACAACCTCTTTTGCCCCGAGTTTTTCGATGTCTTCTCCACGAACACAGATTCCTTTCATTTTTTGCTCAGGGGTGCTATTGGCTTTCGCAATATAAATTGTTTGAAAAACGAGAAACAAAATAAGTATTAGTATGGATAAACGTTTTAATCGATTGCAATTCATTGCTTCATCTTGTTAAGTGCTTCCGTAAGGAGTTTGTTTGCAATTTGAGGATTTGCTTTTCCTTTTGTTTTTTTCATTACTTGTCCTGCAAGGAAGCCAAGTATCTGGGTTTTTCCAGCGAGGTAACGCGAAACAGCTTCTGAGTTTTCTCTCAGGACTTGTTTCACAATTTCTTTTATTTTATTTTCGTCTGTTATTTGGATTAATCCCTTTTCTTCTACAATCTTTTTTGGAGATTTTCCTGTTTTTAGCGATTCGGCTATGATTTCTTTTGCTATATTTTTTGAAATTATGCCTTTTTCCAAAAGTGAAAAAAATTCTATGAATTTTTTCTTGTCGAAACCAATTTCGCTTATTGTTTTTTCTGTTTCATTGAGAAATTTCATGATGCTCCCCATAAGAAAATTTGCAACTTCTTTCGGCTTGCCTGTCGCTTTTGCAATTGATTCAAAATAATCTGCGAGTTCATTGGATGATGCGATTTCATAAGCATAAGTATTGCTTAATGAATATTGTTTGATGAACCGTTCTTCTTTTTGTACAGGAAGTTCAGGTAAACTGTTTTTTATATCTTCTATAAATGTTTCATTTAAAAGAAGCGGTGGAAGGTCTGGTTCGGGAAAGTATCTGTAATCGTTTAGTTCTTCTTTGGTTCTCATTGATTTTGTTATCCCTGTTTTTTCGTCAAAATGTCTTGTTTCATGAACAGTTTTTTCTCCATTTTTAAGCATTTCTGTCTGCCTTTTAATTTCATATTCAAGCGCTTTTCGTATGCTACGGAATGAATTGAGATTTTTAATTTCCACTTTTGTGCCCATTGTATTGCTTTTTGAGAGGGACACGTTAACATCACATCGCAGAGCTCCTTTTTCCATATCTCCGCTTGAAACGCCCAAATATCGCACTGTTTTTCTGAGAAGCACAAGAAAATGATATGCTTCTTCAGCTGTTTCAATATCAGGATATGTAACAATTTCCATTAAAGGTACGCCGGACCTGTTAAAATCAATATAAGAATATGTGGATTCTGTAATATCGTCTGTATGGATCGATTTTCCAGAGTCTTCTTCTATATGCCCTCTCTGGATACTAATTTTCTTTTTTCCTTTTTCTGTCTTTATTTCAAGGAAGCCTTCACTTGCAATTGGGATTGTATACTGGGTGATCTGATATCCTTTTGGCAAATCCGGGTAGAAATAGTTTTTTCTGTAAAAAGTTGATTCTTTGTTTATTTTCATATTTAGGGCAAGTCCCAATTTTATACCGTATTCAATGGCTTTTTCATTTAGAACGGGAAGTGCACCCGGGAGACCCAAACAGACAGGGCAGATATGCGTATTAGGTTTTTCGCCAAACTGTGTAGAACATCCACAAAACAATTTTGTTTTTGTGTCAAGCTGTATGTGTATTTCAAGGCCTATTGTTGGTTTATATTCGTTCATTTTTTCTTCTCTCTCATGCCACTTATCCATTTTCTACAGCATATGCAATTTGCAAGAGCTCTTTTTCCTTGAACCAGCTTCCTATTAGCTGCATTCCAATGGGAAGTCCGTTTTTATCATTTCCGTGGGGGACAGAGATTGCAGGTAGTCCTGCAAGGTTTACAGGTATTGTAAAAATATCACTCATATACATTTCAAGGGGGTTTTTCTTCTCCCCCAATTTGAAGGCTGTAGTAGCTGTTGTGGGAAGAAGTAACGTATCTACTGCTTCAAATGCTTTTTCAAATTCATTTGCAAGAATTTTTCTTACTTTTGAAGCTTTTAAGTAATATGCATCATAATATCCTGCAGATAGTGCAAATGTGCCGATAAGAATCCTCCTTTTTACTTCTTCTCCAAATCCTTCTGTGCGTGTCAATTCGTATGTGCTTGTAAGATTCTTTCCTTGAACAGTTAATCCGTATCGTACTCCATCAAAACGGCTAAGGTTAGATGAGGCTTCTGACGGAGCAATAATGTAGTACGCGGGAAGTGCATATTTTAGATGCGCAATGGATATTTCTGTTATGGTAGCACCAAGTTTAACGAGAGTGCTTATTGTTTTTTTGAGTTCTTCTTTTATTTCATCCTGTATATCAAAATCCATTACTTCTTTTATTATGCCAATTCTTTTACCTTTTATTTCTTTTCCTAAAAGTTTTGTATAGTCTTCTTTTTTAATATTGACAGATGTTTCGTCATGCGGATCAAATCCTGCAATTGTGTTTAACATTATGGCACAGTCTTTTACATTTCTTGTAAGAGGGCCAATTTGATCAAGCGATGATGAAAAAGCAATAAGGCCGTACCTTGAAACAAGCCCGTATGTTGGCTTTAACCC from Caldisericota bacterium harbors:
- a CDS encoding stalk domain-containing protein produces the protein MKGICVRGEDIEKLGAKEVVLTLKEYGYNTIFLLVKNPQGRVFYKSEFLPVESDILGTLINEAHYNDIKVFTYFPVFMDKNFGFLHQEELMQHINGSKNNYYVSLLSSVYLDYIKHFLDELLQYDIDGVSLDYIRFPNGSYDFSNASMQYAQENGIDTNKVKNIAYKTFVNPADWKSLFEAYEQEDEDVVRWINLRNNLVKDEASIVKEYIKSIQPNINVGAFMVARGFRYKTTEKAEKISDSLTYQVVNFGQLSTTFSGFDFIAPMVYLSSLQENSSYATLVIKTLKSDLTNIPVYTAVNPFNISSEETEKELFYAFQYGEGAILFRFPLFSMGDWTFSSKPVPQEEIIANIKINSGKESSIALTMKQQDFVPLFGDTVFLGPFLKYISIKFVIDSTTLFKNGTGIQMDTSPFIKDSRTFVPVRFISENLGAKVSWDGEKREVMVEMFKEF
- the gatA gene encoding Asp-tRNA(Asn)/Glu-tRNA(Gln) amidotransferase subunit GatA, translating into MTITSLPISNLINKLKNKEITTREVIENYAKNIYEKEKNIKAFIHLDIEKALEQAEKLDKMNEKKGLLFGVPVAVKDNINVKNCETTAGSQILKGYISPYNATIVKKLKEENAIIIGKTNMDEFAMGSSNENSSFFPTHNPVNYDYVPGGSSGGSASSVKSEEALAALGSDTGGSVREPAAFCGIVGLKPTYGLVSRYGLIAFSSSLDQIGPLTRNVKDCAIMLNTIAGFDPHDETSVNIKKEDYTKLLGKEIKGKRIGIIKEVMDFDIQDEIKEELKKTISTLVKLGATITEISIAHLKYALPAYYIIAPSEASSNLSRFDGVRYGLTVQGKNLTSTYELTRTEGFGEEVKRRILIGTFALSAGYYDAYYLKASKVRKILANEFEKAFEAVDTLLLPTTATTAFKLGEKKNPLEMYMSDIFTIPVNLAGLPAISVPHGNDKNGLPIGMQLIGSWFKEKELLQIAYAVENG
- the gatB gene encoding Asp-tRNA(Asn)/Glu-tRNA(Gln) amidotransferase subunit GatB — translated: MDKWHEREEKMNEYKPTIGLEIHIQLDTKTKLFCGCSTQFGEKPNTHICPVCLGLPGALPVLNEKAIEYGIKLGLALNMKINKESTFYRKNYFYPDLPKGYQITQYTIPIASEGFLEIKTEKGKKKISIQRGHIEEDSGKSIHTDDITESTYSYIDFNRSGVPLMEIVTYPDIETAEEAYHFLVLLRKTVRYLGVSSGDMEKGALRCDVNVSLSKSNTMGTKVEIKNLNSFRSIRKALEYEIKRQTEMLKNGEKTVHETRHFDEKTGITKSMRTKEELNDYRYFPEPDLPPLLLNETFIEDIKNSLPELPVQKEERFIKQYSLSNTYAYEIASSNELADYFESIAKATGKPKEVANFLMGSIMKFLNETEKTISEIGFDKKKFIEFFSLLEKGIISKNIAKEIIAESLKTGKSPKKIVEEKGLIQITDENKIKEIVKQVLRENSEAVSRYLAGKTQILGFLAGQVMKKTKGKANPQIANKLLTEALNKMKQ